In Myxococcota bacterium, a single genomic region encodes these proteins:
- a CDS encoding AAA family ATPase, which yields MEVLTEILTWSRDRPDWQRDALRRLVTVGDLDGDDIDELALICKAEHGLAEPQDHEPLADEHLPSGGAYPTAVSLTDLTHHGGVNALAADQRIAFSPSLTIVYGANAAGKSGYTRILKSACRARGAEDVLGNVLSGAPPGQPNATIRFMVGDDNKEDSWTGEAEASPELSQVKVFDSHCASVYLREKTDVAFRPFGLDLFDKLSNTCEAVKEIVEREQNALAAAPNDLPDLPEETAAHRIASRITSLTSAEKVREVGTLSETEIERLAELKKASQDMRSDDPAALAQTLRLRAQRLRSLASDLGTLSNGVSSETIRALADAQGARSRAAAEAERTQQAALADGLLNGTGSETWKTLWEAARRFSNAHAYTDHEFPATHDRARCVLCQQNLERAAVERLCQLEDLVQSTAQKQLDEASTEFNRRLRHLEDLSFSGESINTAVEDLRIEAEQLAETVERALAEGSETQSEVVSAVSAKSPIPATRSIRFPTEEVNSQAQAVENRATLLTSGSDPSRLDRLVDELQELEARASLSKKLQGVLDEIERQKRLAAYQVCLKDTGTGAITRKNTEVTKRVVTERLASSFLAELARLKFAHVEMELRAAGGARGTLFHEIVLKRAPGVEVPKVVSEGEGRTLSIAAFFAELSTAENPSAILFDDPVSSLDHDWRENVARRLAEESLSRQVVVFTHDIVFMVALAACAEEVGAECKHQYVRQERNIGAGVASPDLPWIAMKTRDRIGVLRKMHQGADKIFRTRTETEYEREAILIYGFLREAWERALEEVLLGGVVERYRKSVQTRQIIQLSRITKEECETLESAMTKCSRFLPGHDKSPAENPPLPDGDELRKDIDTIDHWVKAINKRR from the coding sequence GTGGAAGTTCTTACCGAGATACTCACGTGGTCGCGAGACCGTCCGGACTGGCAGCGAGACGCGTTGCGACGGCTGGTGACGGTCGGCGACCTCGATGGCGACGACATCGACGAGCTCGCGCTCATCTGCAAGGCGGAGCATGGGCTCGCAGAACCACAAGATCACGAGCCGCTTGCTGATGAACATCTTCCGTCGGGCGGCGCCTACCCCACTGCCGTCAGCCTCACCGACCTAACGCATCACGGCGGCGTCAATGCACTCGCGGCGGACCAGAGGATCGCATTCAGCCCGTCGTTGACAATCGTCTATGGCGCGAACGCTGCCGGGAAGTCCGGCTACACCCGGATACTCAAGAGCGCCTGTAGGGCGCGAGGGGCCGAGGACGTGCTGGGCAATGTCCTATCAGGTGCCCCTCCCGGGCAACCAAACGCAACTATCCGATTCATGGTTGGAGATGATAACAAGGAAGACTCGTGGACCGGCGAGGCAGAAGCCAGCCCCGAGCTGAGCCAAGTCAAGGTGTTCGATAGTCACTGCGCGTCCGTCTACTTGAGGGAGAAGACAGATGTCGCATTTCGGCCGTTTGGTCTCGACCTCTTCGACAAGCTCTCCAACACCTGCGAAGCCGTGAAGGAAATAGTCGAGCGCGAACAGAACGCTCTTGCTGCCGCGCCAAACGACCTACCGGATCTTCCAGAGGAAACTGCAGCCCACCGCATCGCGTCACGAATCACGTCGCTGACGAGCGCGGAGAAGGTCCGTGAAGTCGGGACCCTGAGCGAGACGGAGATAGAGCGACTCGCTGAGCTCAAGAAGGCGTCGCAGGACATGAGGTCGGACGATCCGGCCGCCCTCGCTCAAACTCTACGCCTACGGGCCCAGCGCCTTCGCTCGCTGGCTTCTGATCTTGGGACGCTTTCAAACGGAGTGTCCTCCGAAACGATACGGGCACTTGCAGACGCGCAAGGCGCTCGATCCCGTGCCGCCGCAGAGGCAGAGCGAACACAGCAAGCCGCCCTAGCTGACGGACTCCTGAACGGCACCGGATCCGAGACTTGGAAGACCCTTTGGGAAGCCGCGCGACGGTTCTCGAACGCTCACGCCTACACCGACCACGAGTTTCCGGCGACCCACGACCGGGCGCGATGTGTCCTTTGCCAACAAAATCTCGAAAGGGCCGCGGTCGAGAGGCTTTGCCAGCTTGAGGACCTCGTCCAATCTACCGCGCAGAAACAGCTAGACGAGGCCTCGACCGAGTTCAATCGACGGCTGCGGCATCTTGAGGACCTCTCGTTCTCAGGCGAATCGATCAACACAGCGGTCGAGGACCTGAGGATCGAGGCGGAGCAGCTCGCCGAGACGGTCGAAAGGGCCCTCGCTGAGGGTAGCGAAACTCAATCCGAGGTTGTCTCTGCAGTTTCCGCCAAATCACCTATCCCCGCGACACGCAGTATCCGGTTCCCGACTGAGGAAGTGAACTCTCAGGCCCAGGCGGTCGAGAACCGGGCCACGCTGCTCACATCTGGTAGCGACCCGAGCCGACTTGATCGGCTAGTAGACGAGCTACAAGAACTTGAAGCGCGGGCGAGCCTCAGCAAGAAGCTGCAGGGCGTGCTGGACGAGATCGAGAGGCAGAAGCGACTAGCTGCCTACCAGGTGTGCCTGAAGGACACAGGCACCGGAGCGATTACACGGAAGAATACCGAGGTCACAAAGAGAGTCGTCACGGAGAGACTCGCCTCAAGCTTCCTGGCAGAGCTCGCGCGCCTGAAATTCGCGCATGTCGAGATGGAACTGCGTGCAGCTGGGGGTGCACGAGGGACGCTCTTCCACGAGATCGTGCTCAAACGAGCCCCGGGGGTTGAAGTCCCGAAGGTGGTCAGCGAAGGGGAAGGCCGCACGCTCTCCATTGCTGCGTTCTTCGCCGAGCTGAGCACCGCAGAGAACCCGTCCGCGATTCTCTTCGACGATCCCGTGTCTTCGCTCGATCACGACTGGCGCGAAAACGTAGCGCGGAGACTCGCAGAAGAATCGCTTTCTCGGCAGGTCGTCGTGTTTACCCATGACATCGTCTTCATGGTTGCCCTGGCTGCCTGTGCCGAAGAGGTCGGCGCGGAGTGCAAGCATCAATACGTACGCCAGGAGCGAAACATCGGCGCTGGCGTTGCATCTCCAGATCTTCCATGGATCGCAATGAAAACGAGAGACCGGATCGGCGTTCTTCGGAAAATGCACCAGGGCGCAGACAAGATATTCCGGACACGCACGGAGACCGAGTACGAGCGAGAGGCGATCCTGATCTACGGCTTTCTGCGTGAGGCTTGGGAACGGGCTCTGGAGGAGGTCCTTCTCGGCGGGGTCGTCGAACGCTACCGGAAGAGTGTTCAGACCCGGCAGATCATCCAGCTGTCACGGATCACGAAAGAGGAATGCGAGACGCTCGAAAGCGCGATGACCAAGTGTTCGCGATTCCTTCCTGGCCACGACAAGTCACCCGCCGAGAATCCTCCACTCCCTGATGGAGACGAGCTTCGCAAAGATATCGATACAATCGACCACTGGGTCAAGGCAATCAACAAGCGACGCTAG